TGCCGCTGCGGCGGAAATACTCCCCGGGGTTGCGGAAGATCTCGACCAGGCGCGGCTCCTGGTGCACCAGGGGGAGAAAATGGGCCCGCACCGCCGGGTGGAGTTCGCTCCCGATCTCCGGGTGCGCCTCCATCCACATGTGCTCCCCCCGGGCCGCGGCGAGCAGGAGCGTCAGCGAAAGGTACCAGGCGTCCCCCAGCAGGTCCTTCAGCCCCGCCGTCGCGCGCTCCGCCCCGGGGACCCCCAAAAAGAGGGCCAGGGCGAGGGTGGACACCCCCTCCTCGAACCCGGGGACGCCGGCGGGCCAGGATCCGGAGGAGCGTGTCGTGCCGGCCAGGGCCGAGAGCGCGTTTTCGATCTCCCCGGCGTCGGGCTCCGGGAGTTCCAGCAGTTCCCTCACCTCGCGCGCGCCGACCCCCAGCTCGCGCAGGGTGCACGCGTGCACCACGGCGAAATAGGGGGAGGTCGTCGAACGGGAGAGGCGCAGCCGGAGCTTCTCCCTGAAAAGCTCCGGGAGCGGGTTGTCGCAGAAGCCCGCACGGTACCGGCGCCAGAGGTCTTCGAGGATGTCGGGAAACTCGAGGGCGGGAATGAAGCAGGGGGGTAGGAAACCGATCCGCTCCTCGATCGCGGCGCGGATGCGGGAAGCGTCCCCGCCGGCGGCCGGGGGCGCGGGCGCGGCCTCCGGGGCGAGTTCCGGTTCCAGGCGCTTCAGCTCCTCGAGCTTCCCCCAGAGGGCTTCCAGTTCGCCGTCCGTGCTGCCTTCCCGTTCCATTGCGCGATGAACCCGAGTGAGTAGAGCCTGCCCGTGACGCACCAGCGACGACGCATCTTCGGTTTGCTTCATCAGGGGCGGGGGGAGCGCTGTTTGCCTGAAGGGCAATTCTGACCCAACTCCCCGGAAAGGCCAAGAAAAAAATGCGTTGGGGGGGAGCCGGCGTCAGCTGGCGACCACCACCGAGTCCCCGCCCCCCGAGCGCGCCCGGCCGACGGCCGCCTCCGCCGAGCGCAGGAGGGCCTCCACGGTCTGCCCGTGATCGGGGAAGAGGGCCATCCCGACCGACGCGGAGACCCGGTCCCCCTCCCGCGCCCCGGGATACTGCACGTCCATCCCCCGCACCAGGTCCCTCAGCGTCTCGGCCCGCCTCCGGCCGACGTCGCGGCCGCTGTGGGGAAGGAGCAGCACGAAAGCGTGCCCGCTGAAGCGGCAGGCGACGTCTCCCTTGCGGATCCTGGACTGCAGCCGCGCGGCGGTCCGGCAGAGGAGGGAGTCCCCGGCGTCGAGCCCCCAGTCTTCGGTCATTTTCTGGAACCGGTCGAGCGCGGCCATGATCACCACCAGCGTCCCCTGGGTGCGCGCCGCGCGCCGCAGCTCCAGCTCGAGCGCCTCCTCCATGAAGCTGCGGTTGAAGAGCCCGGTCAGCGGGTCGCGGATCGACTGGTTGCGCAGCGTCTCGTGCAGGCGCAGGTTCGACAGCGCCATGGCGACCCGCTCCCCCATGGCGGTCGCGAGCCGCTGCTTCGCTTCGCCGAGCGGCGTCCCGTCGGCGTGGGCCAGGTGGAGCACCCCCACCGCCTCGCTCTGGGCCATCATCGGGACGCAGAGGTAGCCGCGCGGAGGGGGGGTCTCCAGGTGCTTGCACAGGAGGCCGACGCCGGTGTCCTCCACCCAGTGCACCCTCCCCCGGCGCAGGGCCCAGCATTCGTCGGGGGTGAAGGTGGTCGCCATCCGCTCCGCGTCCCCCCACCCGGCGACCGATTCCACGATGTTGCGGAGCGGGCCCATCACGTAGAGCGCCCCCGCCTCCTCCGGAAAGATCTCCCGGGCGATCCGCACGATCACCTCGTAGACCTCCTCGGCCGTGAGGCAGGCGCGCAGGATGTCGCCCATCTCGCCGAGCAGCGTCATCTCGCGGGTGCGCTGCTCCAGGTCCCGCACCCAGGCCTCGAGCCTGCGGTTGGCCGCGGCGAGCTCCCCCTCGGCCCTCTTCCGCTCGCTGACGTCCCGGGCGATCCCCTGGATCCCGTGGGGGCGGCCTTCGCGGAAGATGAGACGGTGGCTCACCTCGAAGGTGAAGCGGGCGCCGTCCTTGGCGATGACGTCCAGTTCGGCCGTCATCGGCACCGCGTCGGCGATCTGCCGGTCGATCATCCTGCGGGCGGCCGCCCTCGATTCGGGGGCCACCAGCTGGCTGAACCGCATCCGGAGGGCCTCCTCCAGGGAGTATCCCAGCATCCGCTCCGCCGCCTTGTTCATGGAGGTGATTCTGCCGGAGAGGTCGTGGGTGTAGACCATGTCGTAGGCGTTTTCGAACAGTTCCCGGTAGCGCTCCTCGCTCGCGCGCCGCGCCTCCTCGGCCAGCGCCCGCTCGGTCACGTCGCGCACGATCGCCAGGCCCCCGATCACCTCCCCCTCCCCCGGGCCGTGGATGGGACCGTAGTACCCCTCGAACCAGACGCTCGCGCCCCCCGGGGCCGTGTAGCACTTCCCCTTCGAAACGCTCTTCCGCCCCTCGAGCGCCGCACCGATGTTCGCGTCCTCCCCCAGCTCCTCCAGGAAGGGGCAGGCCAGGAAGGCGGGGCGGCCGAGGACCTCCCCCGCGGCGAGGCCGAACATCCTCTCCATCGCGGGGTTCCAGACCGTGAAGAACCCGTCCCGGTCGAAGGCGATGATGCCGTCGACGCTGCTGTCGACGAGCCACCCGAGGAGCTGTTTCTCGCTCTCGAGCGCGCGGACCCTGGCGGGGACGGGGGGGCGCTCCGGGGCGCCGGCCGGGGCGGGGGGGGCGCTCGCGGCGCCGCTGGGGGACGGGCGCAGGATGAGGCTGTGCAGGTGCGCGATCTCCTCGCGCAGCGACTCCAGTTCCTCTGCAAGATCGCTCTTGGGCGTGTCTTTCGGTTCCATGGGATCTCACGCCCCGCTCCGGGGCCGGGTGCCGGGGAGCTCAAATGCATTTATATGAAAGGCTTATGCCCCCCCGCACCGCACTCAGGTTATCGTTGGGGGGAGGCGGAACCTTTAGACAAATCGCCTCCGGCGGGGCTCCCGTTTGTCATCCGCCCCCCGCCCGTATATATTTAATACCATGAAGTACGAAGGGATGATTTACCGGCCTCCCAGCGAGGCCGACAGCCTGATCCTGCAGGTGGCGGTGGGGTGCTCCTACAACCGCTGCACCTTCTGCCACTCCTTCCGGGGGAAGACCTTCCGCGTCAAGTCGTTCGAGGAGATCCGGGAGGACATCGACGAGGCCTCCGCCTGCGGCCCGATCCGGCGCGTTTTCCTGGCCGACGGGGACGCGCTGGTGATGACCCAGCCGGAGCTGGTGCGGGTGCTCGGCTACCTCCGGGAGAAGATCCGCGGGCTGGAGCGGGTGGGGATCTACGCCAACGCCGTCGACATCCTGAAAAAGGAGCCGGAGGAGCTCGAAGAGCTCCGCTCCCTGGGGCTCGGCATCCTCTACCTGGGGCTGGAATCGGGGAACCCGGAGGTGCTCCGGCGGATCCGCAAAAACGCCACCGCGGAGCAGATGGTCCGGGCGGGAAAGCGGGTGAAGAGCTCGGGCATCCTCCTCTCGATCACGGTGCTGCTGGGGATCGGCGGGGTCGAGCTGAGCCAGGAGCACGCGCGGGACACCGGCAGGGTCCTGTCGGAGATGGACCCCGATTTCGTCGGCGCCCTCTCCCTCATCGTCGTCCCCGGCACCCCGATCGAAGAGGACCTCCGGAGCGGCCGCCTGGTCCTCCCCTCCCCCTTCGGCCTCATCCAGGAGCTGGGGATCATGATCGCCCACACCGACGTCACCCGCTGCTTCTTCGCCTCCAACCACGCCTCCAATTACCTGCCGCTCAGGATCCGGATGCCGGAGGAAAAGGGGCGCGCCCTCGGCCTCATCCGGGAAGTGCTGGAAAGAAAGGACCCGGAGCTGCTGCGCCCCGAATTCATGCGGGCCCTGTAACTCGCGGGTCGGCCCGGGCCTGTGGTATACTCGATGGGATTGGGAACCGTTCCGGAAAGAAGCGTTATGGGCGCAGGAAAGAAATTCTGGGTGGGAGGCCTCATCATCGTCGCGGCCCTGGCGTGGCTCGGGTTCGTGGGCTTCCAGGAGAGCAAGGCCTACTACATCACGGTGGACGAGTTCAGCTCGCTGCGGGGGGAATACGAGGGGAAGCGCTTCAAGCTCGCCGGGGACGTCGTCGAGGGATCGATCGACCGGAGCCGGCCGCAGATGGAGTTCGTCATCTCGAGCCCCCGGTCGAGCATCCGCGTCCGCTACACCGGCGCGGACATCATCCCCGACACCTTCAAGGACGGGTCGAAGGCCCTGGTGGAAGGGACCGTCGCCCCCGACGGCGTCTTCGAAGCCCGGCGGATAGAGGCGAAGTGCGCTTCGAAATACGAAGCGGAGTACGACGAGAGAACCTCCTGACTTCAGGGACTTCATGGCCGATTTCGGAAATTTCTGCCTTCTCCTGGCCCTGTGCCTTTCGCTCTACGCCCTCATCGCCTCGCTGACCGGCGCCTCCCTCGCCCGGCGCCGCGTCGTCTGGAGCGGGGAGCGCGCGGCGCTCGCCGCCTCGGCGGCCGCCCTCCTCGCCTTCGGCGCCCTCCTCTACCTCATGCTGGCGGACGATTTCGCCACCTCCCACGTGGCCAACAACAGCAGCCGCTCGCTCCCCATCCTGTACAAGATCTCGGCCATCTGGGGGGGGCACGACGGCTCGATGCTCCTGTGGGTGTTCTTCACCGCCCTCCTCTCGGGCCTCGTCATCGTGCAGAACCGCCGCCGCCACCGGGACATGATGCCCTGGGTGGTCGCCGTGCTGATGGTCAACCTCGCCTTCTTCCTCGCGCTCAACCTCTTTTTGTCCAACCCCTTCGACCAGCTGGTCCGGATCTCGCCCGACGGCGCGACGGCCCCCTTCGTCCCCGCCGACGGGAGGGGGCTCAACCCGCTGCTCCAGTACTGGGCCATGGTCATCCACCCCCCGATCCTCTACGTGGGCTTCATCGGCTTCGTGGTCCCCTTCGCCTTCGCCGTCGCCGCCCTCGTCACCCGGCAGCAGGGCAACGCCTGGGTCCGGATCGTCCGGCGCTGGACGCTGGTGGTCTGGCTGTTGCTGGGGATCGGCATCATCCTCGGCGGCAAGTGGGCCTACGTCGTGCTCGGGTGGGGGGGGTACTGGGGGTGGGACCCGGTGGAGAACGCCTCCCTGATGCCGTGGCTGGTGAGCACCGCTTTCCTCCATTCCATCGTCGTGCAGGAGCGGCGCGGGATGCTGAAGGTCTGGAACGTCATCCTGGTCCTCCTCACCTACCTCCTCGGGATCTTCGGGACCTTTCTCACCCGCAGCGGGATCGTCAATTCGGTGCACGCCTTCGCCGACTCGAACCTGGGAAGGTTCTTCGTCTACTACATGGCCTTCGTGCTCGCCGGCACCCTCCTGCTCCTGGCCGACCGGCAGCCGTACCTGCGGAGCGAGCGGCGGCTCGACTCGATGATCTCGCGCGAAAGCGCCTTCCTGTTCAACAACCTCGTGCTGGTGGCCGCCTGTTTCGCCGTGTTCTGGGGCACGATGTTCCCCGCCCTGTCGGAATGGATCCGGGGGACCAAGATCTCGGTCGGCCCCCTCTTCTTCGACAGGATCAACGTCCCGATCGGTCTGCTCCTGCTCCTGCTGACCGGGATCGGGCCGCTGCTGGCCTGGCGCCGGGCCTCGCCCGCCGCCCTCGGCCGGGCG
The window above is part of the Acidobacteriota bacterium genome. Proteins encoded here:
- a CDS encoding PAS domain S-box protein; this encodes MEPKDTPKSDLAEELESLREEIAHLHSLILRPSPSGAASAPPAPAGAPERPPVPARVRALESEKQLLGWLVDSSVDGIIAFDRDGFFTVWNPAMERMFGLAAGEVLGRPAFLACPFLEELGEDANIGAALEGRKSVSKGKCYTAPGGASVWFEGYYGPIHGPGEGEVIGGLAIVRDVTERALAEEARRASEERYRELFENAYDMVYTHDLSGRITSMNKAAERMLGYSLEEALRMRFSQLVAPESRAAARRMIDRQIADAVPMTAELDVIAKDGARFTFEVSHRLIFREGRPHGIQGIARDVSERKRAEGELAAANRRLEAWVRDLEQRTREMTLLGEMGDILRACLTAEEVYEVIVRIAREIFPEEAGALYVMGPLRNIVESVAGWGDAERMATTFTPDECWALRRGRVHWVEDTGVGLLCKHLETPPPRGYLCVPMMAQSEAVGVLHLAHADGTPLGEAKQRLATAMGERVAMALSNLRLHETLRNQSIRDPLTGLFNRSFMEEALELELRRAARTQGTLVVIMAALDRFQKMTEDWGLDAGDSLLCRTAARLQSRIRKGDVACRFSGHAFVLLLPHSGRDVGRRRAETLRDLVRGMDVQYPGAREGDRVSASVGMALFPDHGQTVEALLRSAEAAVGRARSGGGDSVVVAS
- a CDS encoding heme lyase CcmF/NrfE family subunit, whose translation is MADFGNFCLLLALCLSLYALIASLTGASLARRRVVWSGERAALAASAAALLAFGALLYLMLADDFATSHVANNSSRSLPILYKISAIWGGHDGSMLLWVFFTALLSGLVIVQNRRRHRDMMPWVVAVLMVNLAFFLALNLFLSNPFDQLVRISPDGATAPFVPADGRGLNPLLQYWAMVIHPPILYVGFIGFVVPFAFAVAALVTRQQGNAWVRIVRRWTLVVWLLLGIGIILGGKWAYVVLGWGGYWGWDPVENASLMPWLVSTAFLHSIVVQERRGMLKVWNVILVLLTYLLGIFGTFLTRSGIVNSVHAFADSNLGRFFVYYMAFVLAGTLLLLADRQPYLRSERRLDSMISRESAFLFNNLVLVAACFAVFWGTMFPALSEWIRGTKISVGPLFFDRINVPIGLLLLLLTGIGPLLAWRRASPAALGRAFLWPGVAAALALAGLLAGGLRNFYVTVCLTLCAFVLATIVQEFAEGARVRMRQHGERFPEALGRLVLRNTRRYGGYVVHLGVVLMFVGFAGNAFNREATLHLQTGETGRVGDYALTLADFHQGREALYEYGRAVIEVTRDGRPAGTLTAEKRIFDSGGQTTTTVGLRSTPKEDLYVVFTGITGDAFEIKAHVNPLVFWLWLGSGILVLGTLLTLLNSKRGGRPGEAVR
- a CDS encoding radical SAM protein, which codes for MKYEGMIYRPPSEADSLILQVAVGCSYNRCTFCHSFRGKTFRVKSFEEIREDIDEASACGPIRRVFLADGDALVMTQPELVRVLGYLREKIRGLERVGIYANAVDILKKEPEELEELRSLGLGILYLGLESGNPEVLRRIRKNATAEQMVRAGKRVKSSGILLSITVLLGIGGVELSQEHARDTGRVLSEMDPDFVGALSLIVVPGTPIEEDLRSGRLVLPSPFGLIQELGIMIAHTDVTRCFFASNHASNYLPLRIRMPEEKGRALGLIREVLERKDPELLRPEFMRAL
- a CDS encoding cytochrome c maturation protein CcmE; this translates as MGAGKKFWVGGLIIVAALAWLGFVGFQESKAYYITVDEFSSLRGEYEGKRFKLAGDVVEGSIDRSRPQMEFVISSPRSSIRVRYTGADIIPDTFKDGSKALVEGTVAPDGVFEARRIEAKCASKYEAEYDERTS